Proteins encoded together in one Terriglobia bacterium window:
- a CDS encoding terminase: MNDLDLLIALGARLDDPAPGGRIRDFLTRSLLKIRDREGNLVRLAPNRAQRRFAECCGRRNIVLKARQLGVTTWVAARFFVSTITRPGTLSVQVAHDRESAEEIFRIVHRFLENLPERMRTGALATSRDNVGQIVFPHLDSEYRVESAADGNAGRGLTIHNLHCSEVARWPRDAAATLASLRAAVPREGEIVLESTPAGAGGVFYDEWQRAAESGYVKHFFPWWFEESYRKEKIQAEDLTAEERELMLREGIDLAQISYRRWLTSEFRGLAPQEYAEDDTHCFLASGDCVFDLEKIEQRLAECGEPPETRDNARLRIWLPSSPRREYIVGVDPAGGGSEGDYACAEVMEKETAMQCAELRGHFSPQELAARVAALAREYNQALVAVERNNHGHAVLAHLARGDKYERLYEHGGQLGWLTSAVTRPSMLANFAAVLANAPQLFSSRTLLEECRTFVRYPDGASAAAAGAHDDCVIATAIALAVRQEMVDDRPALELATLSLR; the protein is encoded by the coding sequence ATGAATGACCTGGACTTACTGATCGCGCTGGGCGCGCGGCTGGACGACCCTGCGCCGGGTGGCCGTATCCGCGACTTTTTGACGCGCTCGCTGCTGAAGATCCGCGATCGCGAAGGCAATCTGGTGCGGCTCGCGCCGAACCGGGCGCAGCGCCGATTCGCCGAGTGCTGCGGGCGGCGCAATATCGTGCTCAAGGCGCGCCAACTGGGTGTCACGACTTGGGTCGCGGCCCGATTCTTCGTCTCGACCATCACCCGGCCGGGGACGCTGAGCGTGCAGGTGGCGCACGACCGGGAGTCGGCTGAAGAGATATTTCGCATCGTGCACCGCTTCCTGGAGAACCTGCCGGAGCGGATGCGAACGGGGGCGCTGGCGACGTCGCGCGACAACGTGGGGCAGATCGTGTTTCCGCACCTCGATAGCGAGTACCGCGTCGAGTCGGCCGCCGACGGGAATGCTGGGCGGGGCCTGACCATCCACAACCTGCATTGCTCGGAGGTGGCGCGCTGGCCGCGCGACGCCGCCGCGACCCTGGCCTCGCTGCGCGCCGCCGTGCCGCGCGAGGGCGAGATCGTGCTCGAATCCACGCCTGCCGGCGCGGGCGGGGTTTTTTATGACGAGTGGCAACGCGCTGCGGAGTCTGGATACGTAAAGCACTTCTTCCCCTGGTGGTTCGAGGAGTCGTATCGAAAAGAGAAGATACAGGCTGAAGACCTGACCGCCGAAGAGCGCGAGCTGATGCTCCGGGAAGGAATTGACCTCGCGCAGATCTCGTACCGCCGCTGGCTGACATCCGAGTTCCGCGGCTTGGCGCCGCAGGAGTATGCCGAAGACGACACTCACTGCTTCCTGGCCAGCGGCGACTGTGTCTTCGATTTGGAGAAGATCGAGCAGCGCCTGGCGGAGTGTGGCGAGCCGCCCGAGACGCGCGACAACGCCCGGCTGAGGATCTGGCTGCCGTCCAGCCCACGGCGCGAGTACATCGTGGGCGTGGACCCGGCGGGCGGCGGCAGCGAAGGCGACTACGCCTGTGCCGAGGTCATGGAAAAAGAAACCGCCATGCAGTGCGCCGAGCTGCGCGGGCACTTTTCGCCGCAGGAGCTGGCCGCTCGCGTGGCCGCGCTGGCGCGCGAGTACAACCAGGCGCTGGTGGCGGTGGAACGCAACAATCACGGCCATGCCGTGCTGGCGCACCTCGCCCGTGGCGACAAGTACGAGCGGCTCTACGAGCACGGCGGACAACTGGGATGGCTGACCTCGGCGGTCACCCGTCCTTCCATGCTGGCAAACTTTGCCGCCGTGCTGGCGAACGCACCCCAGCTCTTCTCCAGCCGTACCCTGCTGGAGGAGTGCCGCACGTTCGTGCGATATCCCGACGGAGCTTCGGCGGCGGCCGCCGGAGCCCACGACGATTGCGTGATCGCCACCGCCATCGCGCTGGCCGTCCGGCAGGAGATGGTGGACGACCGCCCGGCCCTGGAGCTGGCCACCCTGTCTTTGCGATGA
- a CDS encoding phosphatidylinositol kinase, translating into MRGGAQGHLMRSDDGNYYVVKFQNNPQHVRVLANELLATRLAERVGLPVPVPEVVDVAAWLIDNTSELRIELAGQSVKCTPGLQFGSRYLVDPLEGQVFDYIPDPLLERVKNLGAFAGVLALDKWTCNANGRQAAFWRKSRERRYSAAFIDQGYCFNAGEWTFPDSPLRGVYMRNAVYAGVTGWSLFEPWLERIESFDESVLWQCAEAVPPGWYGSDWDELERLCEILLKRRSRVRELIESFRDSSRAPFPNWGGSRQPVAVEPEAKRNKAYVN; encoded by the coding sequence ATGCGGGGCGGTGCGCAAGGCCACCTGATGCGCTCCGACGACGGGAATTATTACGTCGTCAAGTTTCAGAACAACCCGCAGCACGTGCGAGTTCTGGCCAACGAGTTGCTTGCTACACGGTTGGCGGAGCGCGTCGGGCTACCGGTCCCGGTTCCGGAAGTCGTCGATGTCGCTGCGTGGCTGATCGACAACACATCGGAGCTGCGGATCGAACTGGCCGGCCAGTCGGTCAAGTGCACGCCGGGATTGCAGTTCGGGTCGCGCTATTTGGTGGATCCGCTCGAGGGGCAGGTCTTCGACTACATCCCGGACCCACTGCTCGAGCGAGTGAAGAACCTGGGCGCCTTCGCCGGCGTCCTGGCGCTCGACAAGTGGACGTGCAACGCCAACGGGCGCCAGGCGGCGTTCTGGCGCAAGTCGCGCGAGCGCCGGTATTCCGCGGCCTTCATCGACCAGGGATACTGCTTCAACGCCGGCGAGTGGACGTTCCCGGACTCTCCGCTACGCGGCGTGTACATGCGCAATGCAGTGTACGCCGGGGTGACTGGATGGTCGTTGTTCGAGCCCTGGCTGGAGCGCATCGAGAGCTTTGACGAGAGCGTGCTGTGGCAGTGCGCGGAGGCGGTGCCGCCAGGATGGTACGGTTCAGACTGGGACGAACTGGAGCGCCTGTGCGAGATTCTGCTCAAGCGGCGCTCGCGCGTGCGCGAATTGATTGAATCATTCCGGGATAGTTCCCGCGCGCCCTTCCCAAACTGGGGAGGGAGCCGTCAGCCGGTAGCTGTTGAACCGGAGGCGAAACGGAACAAGGCGTACGTGAACTGA
- a CDS encoding DUF3037 domain-containing protein — MTERKQCEFFLIRYVPDAVKDEFVNIGAVLLNGSGAQVRFTHDWRRVRCLDPAADVEMLEALEGDLRSLLGDPDRERLLKKLQDSFSNAIQLSPTKALLAEDPAAEIERLVQMYLEVKRPAGKGKLSARQAIFARMRDTFVQAGVWKLMRHRIAVAQYTHKGDPLKIDCGYRPNGEVKMFHAVSLATEPETAKILAFSFPQIEAGILKHEQAKASLTAIVEDDLDRGDDAVAFALETLDNAQIAVTNAGELAAIANRVRGDLKV, encoded by the coding sequence ATGACCGAGCGCAAACAGTGCGAGTTCTTCCTCATCCGGTACGTGCCGGATGCGGTGAAAGACGAGTTCGTGAATATCGGCGCTGTGCTGCTCAACGGCAGCGGCGCCCAGGTGCGCTTTACTCACGATTGGCGGCGGGTGCGCTGCCTCGATCCCGCGGCCGACGTCGAGATGCTCGAAGCGCTCGAAGGAGATTTGCGCTCGTTACTAGGAGATCCTGACCGCGAACGGTTGCTGAAAAAGCTCCAGGACTCGTTTTCCAACGCCATCCAGCTCTCGCCCACCAAGGCCTTGCTGGCCGAAGACCCGGCGGCGGAAATCGAGCGGCTGGTGCAGATGTACCTGGAGGTGAAGCGTCCGGCAGGGAAGGGCAAGCTCTCGGCGCGGCAAGCGATCTTCGCCCGCATGCGCGACACCTTCGTGCAGGCGGGCGTGTGGAAGCTCATGCGCCATCGCATCGCCGTCGCGCAGTACACGCACAAGGGAGACCCGCTGAAGATCGACTGCGGCTACCGTCCCAACGGCGAGGTCAAGATGTTCCACGCCGTCTCGCTCGCGACCGAACCCGAAACGGCCAAGATCCTGGCCTTCTCCTTCCCCCAGATCGAGGCCGGGATTCTGAAGCACGAGCAGGCCAAGGCCTCGCTCACCGCCATCGTCGAAGACGACCTCGACCGCGGCGACGACGCGGTGGCGTTCGCTCTGGAGACACTGGATAATGCGCAAATCGCAGTCACCAATGCGGGTGAGCTTGCGGCAATAGCGAACCGGGTGCGTGGCGACCTGAAGGTCTGA
- a CDS encoding phage portal protein: MTIKETFLSALRRLGGSVSDKRRTLALPSILNTYAPRGTNGALPKCTPYNLRRFAETPIARKAINTIKDRVAGMRWRVQPKNGRALEELSEGVERIRVLTDNLDAPNSDDSFRSLAEQVLEDVIVGGFGAIEVQRTEEPTRPLVLWPVDGSTIRMRADWDGRPDSPRYVQDTGRFGPESRIALNDNELIYIRLNPRTHTPFGLGRLEVAFETINAFLGAHRYAARLASNSVVQYALWLQDLTPAHHERLIRWWQDEIEGTGRVPILSVEHKPEVLRFGGGTDADLRLSWQEFLLRVVADAFDLPPLFLGLEHDVNRSTAGELSDLAFRQAIVPTARLLAEHLTRDAIGKKLGWHDLEFVFTDTDVRNEREEAEIQEILLRSGVMTVNEVRRLRGLPELSI, translated from the coding sequence ATGACAATCAAAGAGACGTTCCTCAGCGCCCTTCGGCGCCTGGGCGGGAGTGTGTCCGACAAGCGGCGCACGCTCGCGCTGCCCAGCATCCTGAACACCTACGCGCCGCGCGGGACCAACGGCGCACTGCCCAAGTGCACGCCGTATAACCTACGCCGGTTCGCGGAGACACCCATTGCGCGCAAGGCGATCAACACCATCAAGGACCGCGTCGCTGGGATGCGCTGGCGGGTGCAGCCAAAGAACGGCCGCGCGCTCGAGGAGCTTTCCGAGGGCGTGGAGCGCATCCGCGTGCTTACCGACAACCTCGACGCGCCCAATTCCGACGACAGCTTCCGCTCGCTCGCCGAGCAGGTCTTGGAGGACGTGATCGTCGGCGGCTTCGGCGCCATCGAGGTGCAGCGAACGGAGGAGCCTACGCGCCCGCTGGTGCTGTGGCCGGTGGACGGCTCCACCATCCGCATGCGCGCGGATTGGGACGGCCGTCCCGACTCGCCGCGCTACGTGCAGGACACCGGCCGCTTCGGGCCCGAGTCGCGCATCGCACTCAACGACAACGAACTCATCTACATCCGCCTGAACCCGCGCACCCACACGCCCTTCGGCCTGGGGCGACTGGAGGTGGCGTTCGAGACCATCAACGCCTTCCTGGGCGCGCACCGCTACGCCGCGCGGCTGGCGTCGAACTCGGTGGTGCAGTACGCGCTCTGGCTCCAGGACCTGACGCCGGCGCACCACGAGCGGCTCATCCGCTGGTGGCAGGACGAGATCGAGGGTACGGGCCGCGTGCCCATCCTCTCCGTCGAGCACAAGCCGGAGGTGCTGCGCTTCGGCGGCGGCACTGACGCCGACCTGCGCCTCTCCTGGCAGGAGTTCCTGCTGCGCGTGGTGGCCGACGCCTTCGACCTGCCGCCGCTCTTCCTCGGCCTGGAGCACGACGTCAACCGCTCCACCGCCGGCGAGCTCAGCGACCTGGCCTTCCGCCAGGCCATCGTGCCCACGGCGCGCCTGCTGGCCGAGCACCTGACGCGCGACGCCATCGGTAAGAAGCTCGGCTGGCACGATCTGGAATTCGTCTTCACCGACACCGATGTGCGCAACGAGCGCGAAGAGGCGGAGATCCAAGAGATCCTGCTGCGCAGCGGGGTGATGACCGTCAATGAAGTCCGCAGGCTTCGCGGATTGCCCGAGCTCTCAATTTAA